Proteins encoded in a region of the Zea mays cultivar B73 chromosome 2, Zm-B73-REFERENCE-NAM-5.0, whole genome shotgun sequence genome:
- the LOC109943386 gene encoding uncharacterized protein: protein MSLKITLWGNQASSFSISDVYNQSNNQPIVILLVRFLAKRFKGQPYLSSTTASSWYFNPGIPEAQTYYNRLQNNDLQLIQPTAAEEEILLSQPPNLEQKTVEELLNIDPDMFPPEGYRCTVTISRIVQNSNGG, encoded by the exons ATGTCTCTGAAAATTACTCTCTGGGGAAATCAAGCATCAAGCTTTTCTATCAGTGATGTTTACAATCAAAGCAACAACCAGCCTATTGTCATACTGCTCGTTAGATTTCTTGCTAAACGATTCAAAG GTCAACCATACCTAAGCAGTACTACAGCAAGTTCATGGTACTTCAATCCTGGAATTCCTGAGGCACAGACCTACTACAACAG GTTGCAAAACAATGACctccagctaatacaacccacagCAGCCGAAGAAGAAATTCTGCTTTCTCAACCACCAAATTTGGAACAAAAGACTGTTGAAGAGCTGCTCAACATAGATCCAGACATGTTTCCC CCAGAAGGCTACAGATGCACTGTTACTATCTCACGCATTGTGCAAAATAGCAATGGTGGT
- the LOC103647429 gene encoding uncharacterized protein, whose amino-acid sequence MPSHPQQELDRQDEIPSLTTTQDSPATSMAKLSTCSNERNEGDAQRISELNNEELSSPPKRYLLIAHLSRALSLLDHECCPIYMNLLLDYLWICTYLLNT is encoded by the exons ATGCCTAGCCATCCTCAGCAAGAGTTGGATAGACAAGATGAAATACCTAGCCTTACGACCACACAAGACTCTCCAGCAACATCAATGGCGAAACTATCTACCTGTAGCAACGAAAGAAACGAG GGTGATGCCCAGCGCATAAGTGAACTCAACAATGAAGAGTTATCGTCGCCACCGAAAAG GTATTTACTTATTGCACACCTATCAAGAGCACTATCACTTTTGGACCATGAATGCTGCCC tatatatatgaacctACTGTTAGACTATTTGTGGATCTGTACATATTTACTTAACACCTAG